GGGTGTGCAGTGCAGCAGGCCCAGAACCCCATGCTTTGCAAAATGCAGCTTTTTGTGGTCCCCACACTTGTGTAGTAAcccccattttgttttgttttgtgtttgcttCCAGAACTCCAAGATGGGAGGCAAGCTCAGCAAGAAGAAGAAGGGCTACAATGTGAACGACGAGAAAGCCAAGGACAAAGACAAGAAGGCTGAGGGCGCAGCGACGGAAGAGGAGGGAACCCCGAAGGAGAGCGAGCCCCAGGCGGCTGCGGAGCCCGCCGAGGCCAAGGAGGGCAAGAAGCCCGACCAGGACGCCGAGGGCAAGGCCGAGGAGAAGGAGGGCGAGAAGGACGCGGCGGCCGCCAAGGAGGAGGCCCCGAAGGCGGAGCCCGAGAAGACGGAGGGCGCGGCGGAGGCCAAGGCTGAGCCCCCGAAGGCGCCCGAGCAGGAGCAGGCGGCCCCCGGCCCCGCTGCGGGCGGCGAGGCCCCCAAAGCTGCCGAGGCCGCTGCGGCCCCGGCCGAGAGCGCGGCCCCTGCTGCCGGGGAGGAGCCCAGCAAGGAGGAAGGGGAACCCAAAAAGACTGAGGCGCCCGCAGCTCCTGCCGCCCAGGAGACCAAAAGTGACGGGGCCCCCGCTTCAGACTCAAAACCCGGCAGCTCGGAGGCTGCCCCCTCTTCCAAGGAGACCCCCGCAGCCACGGAAGCGCCTAGTTCCACACCCAAGGCCCAGGCCCCCGCAGCCTCCGCAGAAGAGCCCAAGCCGGTGGAGGCCCCGGCAGCTAATTCCGATCAAACCGTAGCCGTGAAAGAGTGACAAGGACAGCCTATAGGAAAAATAATACCACTTAAAAcaatctcctctctctctctcactatctctctatctcctctctctctctcgcctctcctatctctcctctctctctctcctatacTAACTTGTTTCAAATTGGAAGTAATGATATGTATTGcccaaggaaaaataaaggatGTTGTCCCATcaagggagggagggggtgggagaATCCAAATAGTATTTTTGTGGGGAAATATCTAATATACCTTCAGTCAACTTTACCAAGAAGTCCTGGATTTCCAAGATCGCGTCTGAAAGTGCAGTACATCGTTTGTACCTGAAACTGCCGCCACATGCACTCCTCCACCGCTGAGAGTTGAAtagcttttcttctgcaatggGAGTTGGGAGTGATGCGTTTGATTCTGCCCACAGGGCCTGTGCCAAGGCAATCAGATCTTTATGAGAGcagtattttctgtgttttctttttaatttacagcctttcttattttgatatttttttaatgttgtggaTGAATGCCAGCTTTCAGACAGAGCCCACTTAGCTTGTCCACATGGATCTCAATGCCAATCCTCCATTCTTCCTCTCCAGATATTTTTGGGAGTGACAAACATTCTCTCATCCTACTTAGCCTACCTAGATTTCTCATGACGAGTTAATGCATGTCCGTGGTtgggtgcacctgtagttctgTTTATTGGTcagtggaaatgaaaaaaaaaaaaaaaaaagtctgcgtTCATTGCAGTTCCAGTTTCTCTTCCATTCTGTGTCACAGACACCAACACACCACTcattggaaaatggaaaaaaaaaaacaaataaaaaaacaaaaaaatgtacaatGGATGCATTGAAATTATATGTAATTGTATAAATGGTGCAACAGTAATAAagttaaacaattaaaaagaagtaataaagactattgggtgttttgtttgtttgttttacttctctAGTCCCTCTCAATACCCACTTTATCAGAGAACAGAGCACTGTATTGGccatttttctgaatatatttggaTAGAAGCAAAAAACAGACCGGTcacggtggatcacacctgtaatcccagcacttttgggaggccgaggtgggtggatggcttgagcccaagagttgaggACCAGCCTGAGtaagatagtgagaccccacctctattaaaaaaaaaaaaaatgtgaacattatttgttgaaaaaagtAGCTAGGGCAATGTCAGTAAACTATCTCAGAAGAAGTTAAACTGAAAACTTACTGTGTCTGCATATGCACCCTCTAAAAATGTGACTAATCAActtaagaagaagaaagattttgaataaaatacattaaaagacaATAGATTTGATCTTGAAGGCTAGGAAAAAATGAATGACAGGTTCTTACAGAAACCTCTGTTTGTAAATTGTGGCACCACTAATGGTTATTCTGTTCTATCCCATcccctacttttatttttatcatattcatGGTAGAGCCAGGAAAGGCGACCTGAGAATTGTGCCATGAGACAGCAGTGTTGCAGAAGCAAGCATGGTACTGGCCTTTATGGTGACCGAATTTCGGTCCTAATTTTGCCACTGGTGACTTGTTTGGCTTTTAAGTCACTTCCAACCTTCCCAGACCCTCCTTGTGTTACCTACAAAAGGGTGTAGTTTTTATGATCTCATGGTCCCGTTTAATGGTTTGGGTACATACCCGGTGACAATTTAATGTCATGATGCTATGATGCATCATGGGATGTCTCTTTCATGTCTTGATTCTCCAAAGCTCACAGAGTAATGAATAGCAATTTCATAGTTTAGAAAGCTCCGATATAGGAAATGTCCTGTGGAATGTGGGAAGGCCGGTGCAATGGAATTGATTCTCAAAGGGACATTAATGACACAATGGATTCAGACAAACCTGGTTCTAATGGGTTACATTACACAATggttaaataaaaaaggaaaaaaaaaatctttgagtaTTTTGGGAGTAACCTATAGTCTGGCTCTCACCTCACTAGGAAAGAAAAAGTGGCGAAAGTGagtattatgtaaatattataccCGTTGGGTTCAATTGGTATTTATGATCACTTTTTGGCACTTTGGGTTCTTGTTTCTACAGTGAGATAAATTTGAATTCTTAATGCTTGAAAGCACAGCATACAAGAAATCTGTAAACACAGGAACCACCAGGCAACTGttttacataagaaaaaagaaggggaatGTCCAGGGTATTACCCGTGTGTCCTCGCATATACAAAATAGCTTGGGGGGCCGGATGATGGTGATGGAGTGGTAAAATATTCAGTGAACCATGGGGGACATTTATATAGTTACTGATTAAATGCCATGCATTTGTTGCAGAAAAATGTGCTTGGTggaagtaatattttatatattcactgtcttccccacttccccttctaaaaaaaaaaaaaaagctaagctTTTTGGTGATTAGAACAATCAAATCAGCCTCCCAGTTTagcatttattactataaattgctattttttgaataaatgaaacagaCATTTTTCTGAATGTATTTGGAGTTGCAGAGTAGAATAATTAAAATCTgagctatatatatttatttttcttttttctaactcCATTAGGTGTTGAAGCTATTAATTAAAAAGTGTTAGAAATGTAATCACCAAAATGtttaaatcagaattttaacCCGGCCATGGTTCATGACACTGAATTTTACCATACTGAAGAAAAAAACTTGAGCTGTAGTTTGAAGTTATATATGCAGCAGAAAATGTAGTA
This sequence is a window from Papio anubis isolate 15944 chromosome 5, Panubis1.0, whole genome shotgun sequence. Protein-coding genes within it:
- the BASP1 gene encoding brain acid soluble protein 1, translated to MGGKLSKKKKGYNVNDEKAKDKDKKAEGAATEEEGTPKESEPQAAAEPAEAKEGKKPDQDAEGKAEEKEGEKDAAAAKEEAPKAEPEKTEGAAEAKAEPPKAPEQEQAAPGPAAGGEAPKAAEAAAAPAESAAPAAGEEPSKEEGEPKKTEAPAAPAAQETKSDGAPASDSKPGSSEAAPSSKETPAATEAPSSTPKAQAPAASAEEPKPVEAPAANSDQTVAVKE